The following coding sequences are from one Sylvia atricapilla isolate bSylAtr1 chromosome 23, bSylAtr1.pri, whole genome shotgun sequence window:
- the BCL9L gene encoding B-cell CLL/lymphoma 9-like protein isoform X2, which yields MHPDNKLPSHGKAGSSSALVQHHNVSQAPTCNLGSKGVGAGTHGSKATQISPGNSGLKNSQNTVPNFSSLKGKVKRERSISVDSGEQREASTPSQDAESKGEVAPRSKRRCVLERKQPYSGDEWCSGPDSEEDDKPLSSAHSCNVADTAMSTAPQLGPGSNPLPNLSESGASGVPHGAASGLRSEAAGGGGGGTGKQASQFVYVFTTHLANTAAEAVLQGRADSILAYHQQNVPRAKLDQAPPAPKVLGVAEPLPINPPAANTPQSQPLAPQASQPQPQPPPSQPPAPPPQAISQTPLPAPSSLPQEGTSEDGRRDLTPNSLGNNSSNNQPGSNHSNTPTASASTMQPGQVDSSATPSSSLLGEGPGPGMPGNGQAGLGPRSTMNSEGLSKEQLEHRERSLQTLRDIERLLLRSGEAEPFLKSSQNAGEGGTAPQPQAAPAQPPAPPANMKKYEEPLQSMISQTQSLGGPGLEHEVPHHPGADMGQQMNMMMQRLNQDSLTPEQVAWRKLQEEYYEEKRRKEEQISIHGRPMQEIMIPQSMGSMMMRGPPPPYHSKPGEQWPPGMGSQLRGPIDVQDPLQLRGGPPFPGPRFPGNQMQRVSGFGGMQNMPLDALGPMNAMQRPVRPGMGWSDDMSPMGGPGNFPQGTLSYPPGQGDPERFMNPRAREEILRHQLMEKRPVAMQRPMGISSNSMSQGMEMERMMQAHRQMDPSMFAGQMTGESLSSAPMGMDFAGTRGMLSPPMNQSGLRDMDTPMGPGNLNMNMNVNMNMNMNLNVQMTPQQQMMMSQKMRGPEMMTHQGMNPEELTRVRSQNGNGSAILTGPQKMMIPSQFPNQGQQGFSTGQGSYPSLPQEMGSGSDMFSPEQGTMPVSGTTRLSHIPLPPASNPTPTPGGNLANMHPAPSRGLGRRPSDLTININQMNSPSVGHLKSPTLSQVHSPLVTSPSANLKSPQTPSQMVSMPPSNQSGPLKSPQVMSSSLNVRSPTGSPSRLKSPSMAVSSPGWVPSPKATMPSPGVNQSKQTLSMNSSASIGALDQGSLPSGPRSSSSAPASNTSSTMNPSIPFTSSPDPSPSQNPLSLMMSQMSKYAMPSSTPLYHNAIKTIATSDDELLPDRPMLPPGSVTGNQPNQLHLNSVGPGSSQSPMGMNLPGQQPLSHEPPPTSMMSSPNPLGSNIPMHPSGPGAGVPPQNPMMLPPGPQDSLSQQCGPVPNSSQMIPSNQLVFPRMQQPHNAMPSPAGGVPMAPSAAGGPGMQQHYPPGMPLPPEDLPSQQPGQMPPQQHMMGKNIPPRIGDPYPPVLPGVASVLNDPELSEVIRPTPTGIPEFDLSRIIPSEKPSSTLQYFPKSDSQAPKSQPSNLHLMNLQNMMAEQPPVRPGMNAPSLPGQQGVQRGLSMPMCHPGQVPMLGRTGIPPQQGMMGNSMHQGMMSPQQSLMAQQNFMLMQAKQRSMSVSGEMYAQTGHMMSPQGSLMGPPPQQNLMVTHQMRQRSVSLDSQMSYIPGPGNMANLPF from the exons ATGCACCCTGACAACAAACTGCCCAGCCATggcaaggcaggcagcagcagtgccctggtCCAGCACCACAATGTGAGCCAAGCACCCACCTGTAACTTGGGCTCAAAGGGTGTGGGGGCAGGCACCCATGGCAGCAAGGCCACTCAGATTTCCCCTGGCAACTCTGGACTGAAAAATAGCCAGAACACTGTCCCAAACTTCAGCTCCTTGAAGGGCAAGGTGAAGCGAGAACGAAGCATCTCGGTGGACTCTGGAGAACAGCGAGAAGCCAGCACCCCATCACAGGACGCAGAATCAAAAG GTGAGGTGGCTCCCCGTAGTAAGCGCCGGTGTGTGCTGGAAAGGAAGCAGCCATACAGCGGTGATGAATGGTGCTCTGGGCCGGACAGCGAGGAAGACGACAAACCCCTCAGCAGTGCACACA GCTGTAATGTAGCAGATACTGCGATGTCCACGGCCCCACAGCTCGGCCCAGGGTCCAACCCGCTGCCTAACCTGAGCGAGAGCGGCGCTTCCGGCGTGCCCCATGGTGCTGCCTCTGGCTTGCggtcagaggctgcaggaggcgGAGGCGGCGGAACAGGGAAGCAGGCTTCACAGTTTGTTTACGTCTTTACAACGCACCTTGCTAACAC AGCTGCAGAAGCTGTCCTGCAGGGTCGAGCTGACTCCATTCTGGCCTATCATCAACAGAATGTCCCACGGGCAAAGCTAGACCAG GCACCACCTGCTCCTAAAGTGCTGGGCGTTGCTGAGCCACTTCCAATTAACCCTCCTGCTGCCAACACTCCACAGTCCCAGCCACTGGCCCCTCAAGCAAGTCAACCACAGCCGCAGCCTCCCCCATCACAGCCTCCAGCCCCACCACCTCAGGCCATCAGTCAAACACCTTtgccagcacccagcagccTGCCCCAGGAAGGGACAAGTGAAGATGGCCGGAGAGATCTGACTCCCAACTCTTTGGGGAACAATAGCAGCAACAATCAGCCTGGAAGTAACCATTCAAATACACCCACTGCATCTGCCAGCACCATGCAGCCTGGGCAGGTGGACTCCTCTGCCACACCCAGTTCCAGCCTCCTTGGAGAGGGCCCAGGCCCAGGGATGCCAGGGAATGGGCAGGCAGGCCTGGGCCCCAGGAGCACCATGAACTCAGAAGGGCTCtcaaaggagcagctggagcaccGAGAACGTTCTTTGCAGACCTTGAGAGACATTGAGCGTCTGCTGCTGCGCAGTGGGGAGGCCGAGCCCTTCCTGAAGTCCAGCCAAAATGCAGGTGAGGGGGGTACTGCCCCTCAGCCAcaggctgcccctgcccagccccctGCGCCTCCTGCCAATATGAAGAAGTATGAAGAGCCTCTGCAGTCCATGATCTCCCAGACCCAGAGCCTTGGTGGGCCGGGCCTGGAACACGAGGTGCCTCACCACCCTGGTGCTGACATGGGACAGCAGATGAACATGATGATGCAGCGACTGAACCAGGACAGCCTGACACCAGAGCAAGTGGCCTGGAGGAAGTTGCAGGAAGAGTACTACGAGGAAAAGCGACGGAAAGAGGAACAGATCAGCATCCATGGCCGGCCCATGCAGGAGATCATGATCCCACAGTCGATGGGGAGCATGATGATGCGTGGGCCTCCACCACCCTACCACAGCAAGCCTGGAGAGCAGTGGCCACCAGGGATGGGCAGCCAGCTGCGGGGACCCATAGATGTGCAGGACCCTCTGCAGCTACGGGGTGGGCCACCCTTCCCTGGGCCACGGTTCCCTGGGAATCAAATGCAGAGGGTCTCTGGCTTTGGAGGGATGCAGAACATGCCCTTGGATGCTCTTGGGCCCATGAATGCCATGCAGAGGCCAGTCAGGCCTGGCATGGGATGGAGCGATGATATGTCTCCTATGGGAGGCCCTGGGAACTTTCCACAAGGCACCTTGTCCTACCCACCAGGGCAAGGGGACCCAGAAAGGTTTATGAATCCCCGTGCCAGAGAGGAGATCCTGCGGCATCAGCTCATGGAGAAACGCCCAGTGGCAATGCAGAGGCCCATGGGGATATCCAGCAACTCCATGAGCCAGGGCATGGAAATGGAGAGGATGATGCAGGCTCACAGGCAGATGGATCCATCCATGTTTGCTGGGCAGATGACGGGTGAGAGCCTGAGCAGTGCCCCAATGGGAATGGATTTTGCAGGTACTCGAGGAATGCTGAGCCCCCCTATGAATCAGTCAGGCCTTCGGGACATGGACACACCCATGGGACCTGGCAACCTCAACATGAACATGAATGTCAATATGAACATGAACATGAACCTCAATGTCCAGAtgaccccacagcagcagatgATGATGTCGCAGAAGATGAGGGGCCCTGAAATGATGACCCACCAGGGCATGAACCCTGAGGAGCTGACCAGGGTTAGGTCTCAGAATGGCAATGGCAGTGCAATACTAACGGGACCCCAGAAAATGATGATTCCTTCACAGTTCCCCAACCAAGGACAGCAAGGCTTCTCGACTGGGCAAGGCTCTTaccccagcctgccccaggagATGGGGAGTGGCTCAGATATGttcagccctgagcagggcaccATGCCTGTCAGTGGCACCACCAGACTCAGCCAcattcctctgcctccagcctccAATCCCACTCCCACACCAGGGGGAAACCTGGCCAACATGCACCCAGCACCTTCCCGGGGGCTGGGCCGCCGGCCCTCTGACCTCACCATCAACATCAACCAGATGAATTCCCCCAGTGTGGGTCACCTCAAGTCTCCCACCCTTAGCCAGGTGCATTCTCCACTGGTCACCTCCCCATCTGCTAATCTCAAGTCCCCACAGACACCCTCACAGATGGTCAGCATGCCACCTTCAAATCAGTCTGGACCCCTCAAGTCCCCCCAAGTGATGAGTTCCTCTCTCAATGTCCGGTCTCCAACTGGCTCACCAAGCCGCCTGAAGTCCCCTTCTATGGCTGTTTCTTCCCCTGGTTGGGTGCCATCTCCCAAAGCCACCATGCCCAGCCCAGGAGTCAACCAGAGCAAGCAGACTCTCAGTATGAACTCATCTGCTTCCATCGGAGCACTGGATCAGG GTTCTCTCCCTTCTGGGCCTCGGAGCAGCTCTTCTGCACCAGCCAGCAACACCTCTAGCACCATGAATCCAAGCATACCTTTTACTTCCTCTCCAGATCCATCCCCTTCCCAGAACCCCCTATCACTGATGATGTCCCAGATGTCCAAGTATGCCATGCCCAGCTCCACACCACTTTACCACAATGCCATCAAAACCATTGCCACCTCTGATGATGAGCTGCTGCCAGACAGGCCTATGCTCCCACCTGGAA GCGTGACGGGGAATCAGCCAAATCAACTGCACTTGAACTCTGTGGGGCCTGGATCCTCTCAGAGCCCCATGGGAATGAACCTGCCTGGTCAGCAGCCCCTTTCCCATGAACCACCCCCCACCTCCATGATGTCCTCCCCAAACCCTCTGGGCTCCAACATTCCTATGCATCCGAGTGGGCCAGGGGCAGGCGTGCCCCCCCAGAACCCCATGATGCTGCCCCCAGGTCCCCAGGACTCGTTGAGCCAGCAGTGTGGCCCTGTGCCCAACAGTTCACAGATGATTCCTTCTAACCAGCTCGTGTTCCCCCGCATGCAGCAGCCCCACAATGCCATGCCATCCCCTGCTGGAGGTGTGCCCATGGCCCCCAGTGCAGCAGGTGGccctgggatgcagcagcatTACCCACCAGGGATGCCCTTGCCACCTGAGGaccttccctcccagcagcctggccagaTGCCCCCTCAGCAGCACATGATGGGCAAGAACATCCCTCCTCGGATTGGTGACCCCTACCCACCTGTGCTTCCTGGGGTGGCGTCAGTGCTGAACGACCCCGAGCTCAGCGAGGTCATCCGCCCCACACCCACGGGGATCCCAGAGTTTGACCTGTCCAGGATCATCCCGTCAGAGAAGCCAAGCAGCACCTTGCAGTATTTCCCCAAGAGCGACAGCCAGGCACCCAAATCTCAGCCTTCCAACCTCCACCTCATGAACCTGCAGAACATGATGGCTGAGCAGCCCCCCGTGCGTCCAGGTATGAATGCTCCCAGCCTCCCCGGGCAGCAGGGTGTGCAGAGGGGACTCAGCATGCCCATGTGCCATCCTGGACAAGTGCCCATGCTGGGCAGGACAGGCATACCGCCCCAGCAAGGCATGATGGGCAACAGCATGCACCAGGGCATGATGtctccacagcagagcctgATGGCCCAGCAGAATTTCATGCTGATGCAGGCCAAGCAGAGAAGCATGTCTGTGTCGGGGGAGATGTATGCCCAGACAGGGCATATGATGTCACCTCAGGGCTCTCTCATGGGGCCCCCGCCTCAGCAGAACCTCATGGTCACGCACCAGATGAGGCAGAGGAGTGTCTCCCTGGACAGCCAGATGAGTTACATCCCCGGGCCTGGGAACATGGCGAACTTGCCTTTTTAA
- the BCL9L gene encoding B-cell CLL/lymphoma 9-like protein isoform X1, producing MHPDNKLPSHGKAGSSSALVQHHNVSQAPTCNLGSKGVGAGTHGSKATQISPGNSGLKNSQNTVPNFSSLKGKVKRERSISVDSGEQREASTPSQDAESKGEVAPRSKRRCVLERKQPYSGDEWCSGPDSEEDDKPLSSAHSCNVADTAMSTAPQLGPGSNPLPNLSESGASGVPHGAASGLRSEAAGGGGGGTGKQASQFVYVFTTHLANTAAEAVLQGRADSILAYHQQNVPRAKLDQAPPAPKVLGVAEPLPINPPAANTPQSQPLAPQASQPQPQPPPSQPPAPPPQAISQTPLPAPSSLPQEGTSEDGRRDLTPNSLGNNSSNNQPGSNHSNTPTASASTMQPGQVDSSATPSSSLLGEGPGPGMPGNGQAGLGPRSTMNSEGLSKEQLEHRERSLQTLRDIERLLLRSGEAEPFLKSSQNAGEGGTAPQPQAAPAQPPAPPANMKKYEEPLQSMISQTQSLGGPGLEHEVPHHPGADMGQQMNMMMQRLNQDSLTPEQVAWRKLQEEYYEEKRRKEEQISIHGRPMQEIMIPQSMGSMMMRGPPPPYHSKPGEQWPPGMGSQLRGPIDVQDPLQLRGGPPFPGPRFPGNQMQRVSGFGGMQNMPLDALGPMNAMQRPVRPGMGWSDDMSPMGGPGNFPQGTLSYPPGQGDPERFMNPRAREEILRHQLMEKRPVAMQRPMGISSNSMSQGMEMERMMQAHRQMDPSMFAGQMTGESLSSAPMGMDFAGTRGMLSPPMNQSGLRDMDTPMGPGNLNMNMNVNMNMNMNLNVQMTPQQQMMMSQKMRGPEMMTHQGMNPEELTRVRSQNGNGSAILTGPQKMMIPSQFPNQGQQGFSTGQGSYPSLPQEMGSGSDMFSPEQGTMPVSGTTRLSHIPLPPASNPTPTPGGNLANMHPAPSRGLGRRPSDLTININQMNSPSVGHLKSPTLSQVHSPLVTSPSANLKSPQTPSQMVSMPPSNQSGPLKSPQVMSSSLNVRSPTGSPSRLKSPSMAVSSPGWVPSPKATMPSPGVNQSKQTLSMNSSASIGALDQGSLPSGPRSSSSAPASNTSSTMNPSIPFTSSPDPSPSQNPLSLMMSQMSKYAMPSSTPLYHNAIKTIATSDDELLPDRPMLPPGSMSGVTGNQPNQLHLNSVGPGSSQSPMGMNLPGQQPLSHEPPPTSMMSSPNPLGSNIPMHPSGPGAGVPPQNPMMLPPGPQDSLSQQCGPVPNSSQMIPSNQLVFPRMQQPHNAMPSPAGGVPMAPSAAGGPGMQQHYPPGMPLPPEDLPSQQPGQMPPQQHMMGKNIPPRIGDPYPPVLPGVASVLNDPELSEVIRPTPTGIPEFDLSRIIPSEKPSSTLQYFPKSDSQAPKSQPSNLHLMNLQNMMAEQPPVRPGMNAPSLPGQQGVQRGLSMPMCHPGQVPMLGRTGIPPQQGMMGNSMHQGMMSPQQSLMAQQNFMLMQAKQRSMSVSGEMYAQTGHMMSPQGSLMGPPPQQNLMVTHQMRQRSVSLDSQMSYIPGPGNMANLPF from the exons ATGCACCCTGACAACAAACTGCCCAGCCATggcaaggcaggcagcagcagtgccctggtCCAGCACCACAATGTGAGCCAAGCACCCACCTGTAACTTGGGCTCAAAGGGTGTGGGGGCAGGCACCCATGGCAGCAAGGCCACTCAGATTTCCCCTGGCAACTCTGGACTGAAAAATAGCCAGAACACTGTCCCAAACTTCAGCTCCTTGAAGGGCAAGGTGAAGCGAGAACGAAGCATCTCGGTGGACTCTGGAGAACAGCGAGAAGCCAGCACCCCATCACAGGACGCAGAATCAAAAG GTGAGGTGGCTCCCCGTAGTAAGCGCCGGTGTGTGCTGGAAAGGAAGCAGCCATACAGCGGTGATGAATGGTGCTCTGGGCCGGACAGCGAGGAAGACGACAAACCCCTCAGCAGTGCACACA GCTGTAATGTAGCAGATACTGCGATGTCCACGGCCCCACAGCTCGGCCCAGGGTCCAACCCGCTGCCTAACCTGAGCGAGAGCGGCGCTTCCGGCGTGCCCCATGGTGCTGCCTCTGGCTTGCggtcagaggctgcaggaggcgGAGGCGGCGGAACAGGGAAGCAGGCTTCACAGTTTGTTTACGTCTTTACAACGCACCTTGCTAACAC AGCTGCAGAAGCTGTCCTGCAGGGTCGAGCTGACTCCATTCTGGCCTATCATCAACAGAATGTCCCACGGGCAAAGCTAGACCAG GCACCACCTGCTCCTAAAGTGCTGGGCGTTGCTGAGCCACTTCCAATTAACCCTCCTGCTGCCAACACTCCACAGTCCCAGCCACTGGCCCCTCAAGCAAGTCAACCACAGCCGCAGCCTCCCCCATCACAGCCTCCAGCCCCACCACCTCAGGCCATCAGTCAAACACCTTtgccagcacccagcagccTGCCCCAGGAAGGGACAAGTGAAGATGGCCGGAGAGATCTGACTCCCAACTCTTTGGGGAACAATAGCAGCAACAATCAGCCTGGAAGTAACCATTCAAATACACCCACTGCATCTGCCAGCACCATGCAGCCTGGGCAGGTGGACTCCTCTGCCACACCCAGTTCCAGCCTCCTTGGAGAGGGCCCAGGCCCAGGGATGCCAGGGAATGGGCAGGCAGGCCTGGGCCCCAGGAGCACCATGAACTCAGAAGGGCTCtcaaaggagcagctggagcaccGAGAACGTTCTTTGCAGACCTTGAGAGACATTGAGCGTCTGCTGCTGCGCAGTGGGGAGGCCGAGCCCTTCCTGAAGTCCAGCCAAAATGCAGGTGAGGGGGGTACTGCCCCTCAGCCAcaggctgcccctgcccagccccctGCGCCTCCTGCCAATATGAAGAAGTATGAAGAGCCTCTGCAGTCCATGATCTCCCAGACCCAGAGCCTTGGTGGGCCGGGCCTGGAACACGAGGTGCCTCACCACCCTGGTGCTGACATGGGACAGCAGATGAACATGATGATGCAGCGACTGAACCAGGACAGCCTGACACCAGAGCAAGTGGCCTGGAGGAAGTTGCAGGAAGAGTACTACGAGGAAAAGCGACGGAAAGAGGAACAGATCAGCATCCATGGCCGGCCCATGCAGGAGATCATGATCCCACAGTCGATGGGGAGCATGATGATGCGTGGGCCTCCACCACCCTACCACAGCAAGCCTGGAGAGCAGTGGCCACCAGGGATGGGCAGCCAGCTGCGGGGACCCATAGATGTGCAGGACCCTCTGCAGCTACGGGGTGGGCCACCCTTCCCTGGGCCACGGTTCCCTGGGAATCAAATGCAGAGGGTCTCTGGCTTTGGAGGGATGCAGAACATGCCCTTGGATGCTCTTGGGCCCATGAATGCCATGCAGAGGCCAGTCAGGCCTGGCATGGGATGGAGCGATGATATGTCTCCTATGGGAGGCCCTGGGAACTTTCCACAAGGCACCTTGTCCTACCCACCAGGGCAAGGGGACCCAGAAAGGTTTATGAATCCCCGTGCCAGAGAGGAGATCCTGCGGCATCAGCTCATGGAGAAACGCCCAGTGGCAATGCAGAGGCCCATGGGGATATCCAGCAACTCCATGAGCCAGGGCATGGAAATGGAGAGGATGATGCAGGCTCACAGGCAGATGGATCCATCCATGTTTGCTGGGCAGATGACGGGTGAGAGCCTGAGCAGTGCCCCAATGGGAATGGATTTTGCAGGTACTCGAGGAATGCTGAGCCCCCCTATGAATCAGTCAGGCCTTCGGGACATGGACACACCCATGGGACCTGGCAACCTCAACATGAACATGAATGTCAATATGAACATGAACATGAACCTCAATGTCCAGAtgaccccacagcagcagatgATGATGTCGCAGAAGATGAGGGGCCCTGAAATGATGACCCACCAGGGCATGAACCCTGAGGAGCTGACCAGGGTTAGGTCTCAGAATGGCAATGGCAGTGCAATACTAACGGGACCCCAGAAAATGATGATTCCTTCACAGTTCCCCAACCAAGGACAGCAAGGCTTCTCGACTGGGCAAGGCTCTTaccccagcctgccccaggagATGGGGAGTGGCTCAGATATGttcagccctgagcagggcaccATGCCTGTCAGTGGCACCACCAGACTCAGCCAcattcctctgcctccagcctccAATCCCACTCCCACACCAGGGGGAAACCTGGCCAACATGCACCCAGCACCTTCCCGGGGGCTGGGCCGCCGGCCCTCTGACCTCACCATCAACATCAACCAGATGAATTCCCCCAGTGTGGGTCACCTCAAGTCTCCCACCCTTAGCCAGGTGCATTCTCCACTGGTCACCTCCCCATCTGCTAATCTCAAGTCCCCACAGACACCCTCACAGATGGTCAGCATGCCACCTTCAAATCAGTCTGGACCCCTCAAGTCCCCCCAAGTGATGAGTTCCTCTCTCAATGTCCGGTCTCCAACTGGCTCACCAAGCCGCCTGAAGTCCCCTTCTATGGCTGTTTCTTCCCCTGGTTGGGTGCCATCTCCCAAAGCCACCATGCCCAGCCCAGGAGTCAACCAGAGCAAGCAGACTCTCAGTATGAACTCATCTGCTTCCATCGGAGCACTGGATCAGG GTTCTCTCCCTTCTGGGCCTCGGAGCAGCTCTTCTGCACCAGCCAGCAACACCTCTAGCACCATGAATCCAAGCATACCTTTTACTTCCTCTCCAGATCCATCCCCTTCCCAGAACCCCCTATCACTGATGATGTCCCAGATGTCCAAGTATGCCATGCCCAGCTCCACACCACTTTACCACAATGCCATCAAAACCATTGCCACCTCTGATGATGAGCTGCTGCCAGACAGGCCTATGCTCCCACCTGGAAGTATGTCAG GCGTGACGGGGAATCAGCCAAATCAACTGCACTTGAACTCTGTGGGGCCTGGATCCTCTCAGAGCCCCATGGGAATGAACCTGCCTGGTCAGCAGCCCCTTTCCCATGAACCACCCCCCACCTCCATGATGTCCTCCCCAAACCCTCTGGGCTCCAACATTCCTATGCATCCGAGTGGGCCAGGGGCAGGCGTGCCCCCCCAGAACCCCATGATGCTGCCCCCAGGTCCCCAGGACTCGTTGAGCCAGCAGTGTGGCCCTGTGCCCAACAGTTCACAGATGATTCCTTCTAACCAGCTCGTGTTCCCCCGCATGCAGCAGCCCCACAATGCCATGCCATCCCCTGCTGGAGGTGTGCCCATGGCCCCCAGTGCAGCAGGTGGccctgggatgcagcagcatTACCCACCAGGGATGCCCTTGCCACCTGAGGaccttccctcccagcagcctggccagaTGCCCCCTCAGCAGCACATGATGGGCAAGAACATCCCTCCTCGGATTGGTGACCCCTACCCACCTGTGCTTCCTGGGGTGGCGTCAGTGCTGAACGACCCCGAGCTCAGCGAGGTCATCCGCCCCACACCCACGGGGATCCCAGAGTTTGACCTGTCCAGGATCATCCCGTCAGAGAAGCCAAGCAGCACCTTGCAGTATTTCCCCAAGAGCGACAGCCAGGCACCCAAATCTCAGCCTTCCAACCTCCACCTCATGAACCTGCAGAACATGATGGCTGAGCAGCCCCCCGTGCGTCCAGGTATGAATGCTCCCAGCCTCCCCGGGCAGCAGGGTGTGCAGAGGGGACTCAGCATGCCCATGTGCCATCCTGGACAAGTGCCCATGCTGGGCAGGACAGGCATACCGCCCCAGCAAGGCATGATGGGCAACAGCATGCACCAGGGCATGATGtctccacagcagagcctgATGGCCCAGCAGAATTTCATGCTGATGCAGGCCAAGCAGAGAAGCATGTCTGTGTCGGGGGAGATGTATGCCCAGACAGGGCATATGATGTCACCTCAGGGCTCTCTCATGGGGCCCCCGCCTCAGCAGAACCTCATGGTCACGCACCAGATGAGGCAGAGGAGTGTCTCCCTGGACAGCCAGATGAGTTACATCCCCGGGCCTGGGAACATGGCGAACTTGCCTTTTTAA